GCGAGACATGGCCCGCGAATGGTGGCAAAACATCGACCACCACGAATCGCGGAAAGAGGCGCCCGTCGCGGCAGGATGAGGCTACAGGCTGAAGGCTAATGCCGCAAAGTGTGGCTCGATGATGAATTTCGAATGAAGGCGTCAACGTAGCAGGCACACTCCGTGTGCCGTCTGCGCTTCGCGGCGGGTTGGGCACAGAGCGGGGCAGACGGCACACGGAGTGTGCCTGCTACGTTGGATGCGGCCTGCGGCCGCGTGCTACGCCGCTTCGATTTCGAAGATAGCTTTGATTTCGACGGCAATATTTCCCGGCAATGCCACGGCGCCGATCGCGCTGCGGTCGCCAATGTGGCTTTGTCGAGCCTGAAGGCGGTCAACGTAGCAGGCACACTCCGTGTGCCGTCTGCGCTCCGCGGCGGGTTGGGCACAGAGCGGGGCAGACGGCACACGGAGTGTGCCTGCTACGTTGGGTGCGGCCTGCGGCCGCGATTGGTGATCGGGCAGAAGCAGGTGTCAGGAAACGCTTTCGCGATTTCACTGCGCTTCGACCGGCAGCGGATTTTCGCGGGTTTCTGGCGCGCGGCCGTCGAGGCGGCCGTAGCGGCGGAGTTTGGGCCAGATCACCGCGGCCAGGGCGACGACCACAATTGTTCCGCAACCACCGGCGACGACCGAGATCGTCGGCGTGGTGAACGAGGCCACGAGGCCCGATTCGACCGCTCCCAGATCGTTCGAGGTGCCGATGAACATGCTATTCACCGCCGACACGCGGCCGCGCATTTCGTCGGGCGTGAGCATTTGGATCAACGTTTGCCGCACGACGACGCTGATATTGTCGAACGCTCCGACGAGAAACAGCATCGCCAGCGACAGGCCGAACCAACGCGAAATGCCGAACACGATCGTCGCCAATCCGAACCCGGCCACGGCCCATAGCATGGTTGCTCCCGAGCGTTCCATGGCCGGTCGGCTGGCCAGCCAAAAGGCCATCGCCAGCGCTCCGACGGCCTGGGCTGTTTCCATCCAACCGAGGCCGGTCGCGCCGACGTGCAAAATGCTTTCGGCGTAAATCGGGAACAAGGCCGTCGCGCCTCCCAGCAGCACCGCGAAGAGATCGAGCGCCAGCGCTCCGAGCAACACTTGGTTGCGAAAGACGAACACCACGCCGGCCATCAACGTTTGCAACGTGGCCACCTGCCCGCGCGCTGCCGCATTTCTACCGCGAACGCCGAACAGCAGCACAAAGCAAACCACCGCAGCGACGGCCTGCACCAAATAGACGGGCGCCGTGCCGCCGACGGCAATAATCACTCCGCCCAACGCCGGCCCGACGGCGGTGGCGATTTGAAACGCGCTGCTGTTCAGCGTGATGGCGTTAAACAGTGTTTCCGGCGGCACGATCACCGGCACCAGGGCCTGTTGGGCCGGGCGTTGAAAGGCTCGAGCGATGCCGCTGGCCAACAGGAAGCCGTAGGTCGCCAGGATCGGGCCTTGATCGTACGAAACGACGGCCAATCCGACCGCTGCCGCGGCGAGCACCAACGACGTGACTCCGATGATCGCCTTGCGATCGAACCGATCCGCGACATGCCCCACCACCAGCGTAAGCAGGATCGTCGGCAACACGCCGACCAAGCCGATCCATGCCAGCGCCGCCGCCGATTGGGTTCGTTTCCAAATCTCCCACCCCACGGCGATGCGCTGCATCTGCATGCCAAGCAGCAAAATCAGATTGCCCGACCAATAGTAACGAAACGAGCTGACGCTCAGTGCGCCGAAGCGATTCGGATTGTCGCCGGGAGAAGTGGAAGATGGATCGGAAGACGGCATGGAGAAATGGTCAGCAGCGGGTTGGAGGGGCACTTCCGGCTACGGTGCGATCGCTTTGCTGCTCATGCTGGCGCGAAGCGTTAGCGAGGGACGTCCCCGCCACCAAAGTATTTTTCGAGCAGCCCTTAGCCCATCCGGTATGTCGTCAGAATCCAACCGATGCCGAACGCACAAATTCCGATCGCCAGTAGCTGGAGCATTCGTCCGACGGAAATGGTTCCGCTCAATTGCATCACACTGGCCACGGGCAGGACAACCAAGCCCACTATTTGCAGCAATCGGCCGAACCCGCGCATGAGGTTCCTCGGGAAGTTTTCTCTTGGAAACGGTCGTTCGTAATTGCCAGCCGGGAGGAACAGGCCGCGTTTGCCGGCGTGGCACGCCTCCGTCCTCGCAAGTGGTCAATGGCTACTTCGCTTCGCGACCATCGGTTGGGCGGCGTAGCTCAAAAGCGCGTGGCGTTGCTGCGCCATCCGACACATTCCGCACCATCGGCCGACTTTAGCGAAGTTGCCTGTCTTTTGTAGCAATAATGCTTCGCCTACGCACTAGGGTTTGCCGATTTAGTCCAACAGGCATCGTCGATTGGGTAGGCAGGATATTCGAGGGATCTGCATGTCGCCGTTAGACAATCAAATCCGCACCGCATTGGAACAAAACCCCCATCTGCTGGGCCGCAATTTGCGCTTCGAGGCGAGCGACGGCCGCGTGACGCTCAAGGGCATCGTGCGGTCGTATTATCAGAAGCAGATGGCCCAGGAATCGCTCCGCGACGTGGCCGGAGTCGATGCGATCGAGAACCAGTTGGAAGTGAGCTGGACGTAGCCAGCGAGGGCGAGGGCGGGGCGTTCGAGGTGCGAGCAAGCGGTTTGTGAATTGCGTCGAGCGTTGGTCGCCGCGCCGGCTATCGCTTCGGTTCCATCCAGCCGACCGTGCTGCCCAGCGAATCGGTAATCTGCTTCGTGACCGGTTCCGGGCCGTCCCACTTCCACATGTTGCGGATCATGTCTTGCATCACGATGCCGGTCATTAGCAAGAGCAGCGTGCAACAAACCAATCCGACGATATTCCATACGCTGTACGGCGCCTCGGGCACTGAAGGAGCAGGCATCAATGCCGCGCCCGCCGCGACACTGCCGGCAGCCGCGCTGCCCGGCATCGTGGTCGGAATTCCTTCGCCCGCGTCTTCTTCCAGCATTGCCACCATGCCCGAACTGGCAGGGGCAAATGCGCCGGAGCTCAAATCTTCTTCCGAATCCAGCGCGATCACCTGCGAACCGCTATCGGACTCGTCGGGCACGACATCTTCTTGAACCGGGGTGAGCAGGAAATCGTCGTCGGATTTCAACTGCGTCGCGCCGGCCGAGTCGGCTTCGCCCAATTCAAGCAGTTCGACGGACGAGCCGCCCAATTCGAGCGGCTGTTCGAGCGATAGGCCGCTATCCTTCGGATCGACCAGATGGATGCCGCTGTCGGTGGCGCCGCGGGTAATATCGCTGCCTGGTTTTCCGCCGAGCACGTCGTCGTCGGCCTCCAGGCTGAGATCATCGAGATCGTCGAAGGTGTTTTTCCTCGCCTCGACGATCGGCTTTTTGACGTCGGAGCCGGACTTGGCTTTCGTCTTTGAACTGCCGGTGGGATCCGCCAGTTTGAGTTCCGAACCGCCCGACAGGCTGCTGCCGGTGGGTTCGAGCCGTAGATCCAAGTCGCTGGGGGAACCGAAATCCTTTTTCTTCGCCGCGTCGGACCCCCCCAGCACGAGTTTCACGTCGCTACCGGTTCCGGACAGACCGGCGGCAAGGCTCACGTCGCTGGCGCCGACCTTGGGCGACGAATCGTCGGCAAAGGGGGCGATTTGCAGATCGCTTTCGGCCGGCGAACCCTTTCGACCAGGCTTGCCGATGATCGTGCTCGAGGTGCTTTCGCTCGATTGGCCGAGTTCTTTTTCGCTGAGCAGAATCGACTCGACGTGTTCGTTGACTTCCAGCGGAATGTCTGCCAGATCGTCGGGTTTGCTCCAGCCGGAGCCGCCCGCATCGCGATCGGCCTTGTAGCGTTCCAAGTCGTCGACCTTGTATTTCCAATTGCTGCCGTCGCGAACGGGAAAGAGAGCCTTCTGCTCGCGGAGCGTGTTCACCTCGGTGACGGAAACGCCGAGGATCTTTGCAGCTTCGTCTTGATCGACCAACTTCATCGCCATGGACAATTCCTCGCTAATGCGCCGCGCCTCGCGAGCCGGCTTGCGGCCGGCTCGATTCTGAATGGCGTGGCCTTAATGGTTTTGCAACATCGACTGGATTTCGCGCGGCAGCGGGCTGACGCCGTTAAATTCCGAGATCATCAGGTCGAATTGGATGTTTCGAACGCTTTTGAGCGACACGATGCCGGTCGCCGAATCGACGTGATAAACGGCCATTCTCCGCGACCGTGGATCGATCACCGTCACCTGCTGGCGATTTTCCGGGGCGGCGGAGGTGAGCGTAATCAGTTCGCCCCCTTGCTCCGGAAGGCCGTTCAACTGGGCCGACGCCTGGTTGTGCGACATCACCAACCAGCCGGCCGACAACACGAGAATCGCACCGATGAGAGCACCCAGTCCAGTCTGCCGCATAAGTCACCTCGGGGACGTATGGGGAATGTGAAGCTGGGGCCTTTAGTCCATTCTAAAAGCCCCGAAATCGATTACAAGAGTTTGCCGCAGAAATGCCGCAAGAACCTAAGGGGATGCGGAGTTTATCGGGCTGCGGACAGGGGGGCAAGGGGAACCGCGGATTCGGATTCGGGCAGACCCGCGAAATCGCGAGCCAAACGCCCTCCGCGGCGGCAGGGGGCCGGCAACACCTGTGGCAGCACTCGCGAAACCGCAAGCGAGCTTCCATGCCGTTGCGGATGGCGCCTCGCTGGCGGTTTCGCGCCTCGCCCCCTCACACGGTAAGCGCAGCGCGCGGCGCCGCTCGCCGAGCATAATCGCCGTAGAATCGCTTGATATAGTGCCGATGCCAGCGGCTCGGTTTGTGAGCCGCCCAGCCGTAGCGGCCTAGCGCCCGCGGCGAGATGCGGAAGTTCAGCACGTCGGCCAGCAGGGCGTCGGTGTGCTTGATTCGAGCAATTTCATCGAGCGCCGCCAGTGCGGCATTCAGAGTCGCCAGCCGTGTCCCGCGGCCGCAAAGCACGTAGGGTACGGTCAGAAAATTCGAGCATCGCCGGGGCTGATTGAAATACACCCGGCAGCGATCGGCTCGGCGGCGGTCGTGGTGCCGGTTTCCCAGAAACATCGCTTCCGGCAGCGACATCCATTTGGGCCACGGCCGAAATCGCACCGCGATCAAGTGCCCCTCGACAGCATCAATCACCCCATACCGCCGCTGTCGAACGATCTCGGCCGCCCGGCCAAAATCCGCCGTCCCACCCAAATTCTCAATCGTTTCAAACAGTCGCACAAGACTGCTCCCGCTCGCCGCGCCTCCCGGAAGTGCTCCTCCCAACTGTAGCACCGGCTACGACGGTCTCACTCGCCCCTCGTGCGTCGCCCCCGTTTCCTCGTCCTCCGATTGTGCCGGCCATAACGACCGCGCCGAAAATCGGGCGCGCGGCTAGGCGCGCGGCCGCGTTAGCTCCGCCAGCTTGCGGCCGAACTCGTGGCTCTTCACCGAGCGCTCGAATTCATCCAGGTCGGCATACAGCAAATGGCTGAGAAACTTCACCGCCCAATTGTGCTGCATCGGGCTGATCGCCACCACGATTCGCCCATGCTCGTATGCTTCGAACATCTCGATCGCGGTGCCGATTGATGCCTCGGGCAGAAACGCGAGCACGACATCGACCGTGCGGCACAAGCGATTGTGGCGCCAAAACACTTCGCGCGCCCGCTCGTCGTCGTATTCCAACGACGCCCGGTGATCGGCCAGCGGGTCGTACACGTCGGCGTCGGAGATGTGTTCGGCGAGCAATTGCTTGATCCGCTCGCGATAGTCTTGTTTGTGCAGCACGGCCCCGACATGCGA
The Pirellulales bacterium genome window above contains:
- a CDS encoding MFS transporter, giving the protein MPSSDPSSTSPGDNPNRFGALSVSSFRYYWSGNLILLLGMQMQRIAVGWEIWKRTQSAAALAWIGLVGVLPTILLTLVVGHVADRFDRKAIIGVTSLVLAAAAVGLAVVSYDQGPILATYGFLLASGIARAFQRPAQQALVPVIVPPETLFNAITLNSSAFQIATAVGPALGGVIIAVGGTAPVYLVQAVAAVVCFVLLFGVRGRNAAARGQVATLQTLMAGVVFVFRNQVLLGALALDLFAVLLGGATALFPIYAESILHVGATGLGWMETAQAVGALAMAFWLASRPAMERSGATMLWAVAGFGLATIVFGISRWFGLSLAMLFLVGAFDNISVVVRQTLIQMLTPDEMRGRVSAVNSMFIGTSNDLGAVESGLVASFTTPTISVVAGGCGTIVVVALAAVIWPKLRRYGRLDGRAPETRENPLPVEAQ
- a CDS encoding BON domain-containing protein; translated protein: MSPLDNQIRTALEQNPHLLGRNLRFEASDGRVTLKGIVRSYYQKQMAQESLRDVAGVDAIENQLEVSWT
- a CDS encoding helix-turn-helix domain-containing protein, with translation MAMKLVDQDEAAKILGVSVTEVNTLREQKALFPVRDGSNWKYKVDDLERYKADRDAGGSGWSKPDDLADIPLEVNEHVESILLSEKELGQSSESTSSTIIGKPGRKGSPAESDLQIAPFADDSSPKVGASDVSLAAGLSGTGSDVKLVLGGSDAAKKKDFGSPSDLDLRLEPTGSSLSGGSELKLADPTGSSKTKAKSGSDVKKPIVEARKNTFDDLDDLSLEADDDVLGGKPGSDITRGATDSGIHLVDPKDSGLSLEQPLELGGSSVELLELGEADSAGATQLKSDDDFLLTPVQEDVVPDESDSGSQVIALDSEEDLSSGAFAPASSGMVAMLEEDAGEGIPTTMPGSAAAGSVAAGAALMPAPSVPEAPYSVWNIVGLVCCTLLLLMTGIVMQDMIRNMWKWDGPEPVTKQITDSLGSTVGWMEPKR